The DNA region GAATACAAAGCCACAGATAACAACGTTACGCGCTACTTTAAGCTTAGTTTTCGCCAGTGCACTCGGCTTAATTGTAGGCGCGACGATCAGAGGGCCTTTGATGATTTATCAAGCTTTTACTGTTGTAGGACTTGGCGGTGGCATTTTGCTCGGTATCGCGCTTCCAATGACTGCAATTCTGTTTGTATCTATTCATTTTTTTGTTACTTTAGTTCGTAAAAGTTCAAATGAAACTTTACTCAGAAGATGGGCTATTGTCTTTTTTATTATGTCAGTAGTGTTAAGTATAGCTGGCATAAAACTTCTTATATATCAAAATATAAAGTCAATGGAACGCTTAAACGATGCTTGGAGAGCAGATTATGGCCGCATCCAAGGTACATGGTACACAATCAGCCCTAAGAACGGCTATGAATTTATGTTTTCTGTAAGCAATCTTCAAGACAGAGGCTCGCCATTCTTAATAGGTCGAGAAGATCTGCAAATCAAGAACATATCTTCCGATGTACCCGTGGAATGCAATTATGAATTTCGTGTTATGCCCCGAATCAACGGTAAAGATGTGCCTCTTGGTATTTATATTGAATGCGCTAATTGGGAAGGCGAGCCCTTGTTAAGCACGAATGAAAGACAAGATGATTGGTTATCGAACTATTGGTATAAAGAGGTCGTAATCAGCGATGAAACTCTAACTCTTATACCTGACGAATCAAAGGGCGGAGACACCGAGCGACTTATACTGCGAAGAAAATAATACCAATACAAAACACCGGCCAATGGCCGGTGTTTTTATATCTGATGGCTGCGCCACGTGAGCCGTACGCAAAAAGCCGCGCTTTTCGCGACGGCTTTTACGTGGTGCACCCGTGACGATTCGAACGTCAGACCTCTTCCTCCGCAGGGAAGCGCTCTATCCAGCTGAGCTACGGGTGCAAAAACCTCTTTATTTGGTCTAAAACTTCAGAAGCCGCCCGACTATATCAGAAAATGGCTCACTGCGCAAGTCTCCGTCTTCGGCCACAAATTGGCTAAGAAAGCCTCTTAATTCGACCGGATCAACGTCTTCGAGGGAGATAGAAAGGCGTGGTTTTACACCGCTTACAAAGTCGATATAAAGGGTTTTTGTGTGAGGTGGGTTATACACAATCGCGAATTGCTCGATGTCTTCGTAGAGGTGAAGGATGCCATCCCATACAAGGCCATCTTGACCTACTTGTACCAAAATAGGACGTGGTTCACGTGACCCTAAAAGAAGTAAGAGAATAACCGTTAAAACGATAATAAAGGCAAACAAAAAGTTCGAAGATACCAACGAGTACGCGACCAATAGCATCGTAATAACGGTTAGGGCAAAATACCACGCTTTACTACGTTCGTATTTTTGGAAAGAAACAGTCTCCCAAACAAATTGATCTTGGTCGAGAATCACCGCTTCTTGCACTTCTTTTGAAAGAGACGCCATATAGGACATAGTATACCACATTATTCCTTTCGCCTTCTATGGAAGGCGGGGATGGTAGATTACTGCAAAACTGCTAGGATAAACCTATGCTAAATTGGACCGATCCCGTTGGATTTGTAAAAGGCGCCACAACCCCCATCCGTCGTGCATGGGAGGCGCTTGGGATTCGTACCATTGGAGATTTGCTCGAAACGCCACCAAAGCGTTATGACGACTATTCTCAAACGATTACGGTTGCGGATGCGATTCATGGTGATGTCGCTACCTTTAAAGTAACGGTGGTCTCATTTAAAAAACAGCCAACATTTCGTAAGCGTATCCAGCTTTTTAAACTTGTTGCAAAGGATGATACAGGAACCATTACAGCGACCTTCTTTCAACAGCCTTGGCTTGTGAATGAGATGACCGAAGGTCGTGAAATTTTTCTTTCTGGAAAAGTTGGCGTACATGCCACTTTTGGCAAACAACTGAATCATCCCCTTTGGGAACCGAGTGATAAGCAAATCGCCAGTGGACGTATTGCGCCAGTCTATGGACTCGCCGGGACACTCGCGCAAAAAACCTATCGACGCTTAGTGCAAACTTGCTTTGAATTACTCGACGAATCCACGGTACCCAAGCTTGCAGAAGAGTTAGGCGCGCAAACCGGGTATCTTGATCTCCTTAAAAAACTTCATATGCCGGAGGCGCGTACTGATCTCGAGCAAGCACGAGAAGGCCTCGCTTATATCGAGCTCATGATTTATCAGATTGCTATGCGAACGGCGGTGGCAAAAGCAGCAAAAGCAGGCGCGCCAATGATTCCAGTGCACGAAGACGCAGCAAAGCGTTTTGCTGCGAGCCTCCCTTTTCCATTAACGGGTGATCAGAAAAAAGCTGTATGGCTATTGCTGCAAGAGATGGAGAAACCAGAACCGGTGCGCGCCTTACTTCAGGGTGATGTGGGTTCTGGTAAAACGGCCGTTGCTGCCTTTTTGGCAGCCATGGTACATCGCAAAGAACAGAGCGTTGCTATTCTTGCGCCAACTGAATTGCTCGCTCAACAACATTCGGTTTCTTTTCAGCGCTTTTATGCTGGCACGACTATTCCGGTGATTCTCTTTACGCGAACCGTAAAAAAGCGGTTCTTTCAAGGAAAAGAAGAACTGCTTACAAAAGACGAAGCGCTCGCCGAGATCGAAGGAGGTAATATTGTGATTATTGGTACGCACGCCATTCTTGTTGATGGACGGCTTCCAAAAGATCTCGCACTCGCTGTTATTGATGAGCAACATCGCTTTGGAGTTGGACAAAGAGAAACGCTTGTTCAAAATGCACGCGTTGATGGACTCGTACCACATCTTGTCTCAATGACGGCAACACCAATCCCACGTACACTCGCGCTTACCTTGTATAGCGACTTACATCACGTGCTCTTGCGCGAAAAACCGGCAGGTCGCTTACCGATTGAGACCCATGTGTGCATAGGCAATGGTCGTGAGCGCGCTTATCGTGCAATTCGTGATGCAGTAAGTAAAAAAGAACGTGCTTATATTGTTTTTCCGCTCATCGAAGCATCGGATACAACAGGCGCTCAAGCATTATTAGATGCCTATAAAGAACTTTCAA from Candidatus Nomurabacteria bacterium includes:
- a CDS encoding ATP-dependent DNA helicase RecG, whose product is MLNWTDPVGFVKGATTPIRRAWEALGIRTIGDLLETPPKRYDDYSQTITVADAIHGDVATFKVTVVSFKKQPTFRKRIQLFKLVAKDDTGTITATFFQQPWLVNEMTEGREIFLSGKVGVHATFGKQLNHPLWEPSDKQIASGRIAPVYGLAGTLAQKTYRRLVQTCFELLDESTVPKLAEELGAQTGYLDLLKKLHMPEARTDLEQAREGLAYIELMIYQIAMRTAVAKAAKAGAPMIPVHEDAAKRFAASLPFPLTGDQKKAVWLLLQEMEKPEPVRALLQGDVGSGKTAVAAFLAAMVHRKEQSVAILAPTELLAQQHSVSFQRFYAGTTIPVILFTRTVKKRFFQGKEELLTKDEALAEIEGGNIVIIGTHAILVDGRLPKDLALAVIDEQHRFGVGQRETLVQNARVDGLVPHLVSMTATPIPRTLALTLYSDLHHVLLREKPAGRLPIETHVCIGNGRERAYRAIRDAVSKKERAYIVFPLIEASDTTGAQALLDAYKELSKGPLEGLGIGIVHGKQKVKEQEEAFAKFKDGRTPVLLSTTVIEVGVDVPEATIIMIENAERFGLAQLHQLRGRVGRALLPSQCFLATDVEGDKLLRLQLMERIQDGFALAEEDLKLRGSGRILGTVQSGRDLGFRYIQLTDIPLMKKANDDVKSFLQKEGGLEAYPTIAKAVHQLQESTHFE